CGGTATCGGCCATCAATCGGCCCCGGCCGATCACGACCAGGTGGTCGGCGGTCCGCGCCATCTCGCTCATCAGGTGGCTCGACACCAGTACCGCGCGACCCTCCGCCGCCAGCTCCCGCATGAAGTCACGAATCCAGCGGATGCCTTCGGGATCGAGGCCGTTGACCGGCTCGTCGAAGATCAGGATGCGCGGATCGCCGAGCAGCGTCGCCGCGATCCCGAGCCGCTGCCGCATCCCGAGCGAGAACCTCCCGGCCGGTCTGCCCGCCACAGCGTCCAGACCGGTCCGGCCGAGCACCTCGCCGACCCGGCGCCGGGGAAGACCGTTGCTCACGGCAAGCGCCAGCAGATGGTTGTACGCGGTCCGCGCGCCGTGCACCGCGCCGGCGTCGAGCAGCGCGCCGACCTCGGTCAGGGGGACCGGCAAGTCCCGGTAGGAGCGCCCGCCGACCGTCACCGAGCCACGAGTCGGTGCGGCCAGGCCGAGGATCATCTTCATCGTCGTGGACTTGCCGGCGCCGTTCGGCCCGAGGAAGCCGGTCACCTGACCCGGCTCGACGGAGAACGACAGATCGTCCACGACCAGGTCGGAGCCGTACTGCTTGGTCAGTCCGCGCACTTCGATCGTTGTCATGGCTCGGAGCCTGACGTGCCGATCTGGGTGCCTGGTGCGAGGTTCTGGGAGAACCCTGTGAATCCGCCGCTGCCGGGGCATATCGCCGGCGGGCATTCACAGGAAATCTACAGCGGCAGCGTCGCGGTGATCCGGAAACCACCCGCTGGGGTGCGGTTGGCGGTGAGGGTGCCGCCGAGGGCGGTGGCGCGTTCGCGCATGCCGGAGATGCCGTTGCCTTCGATCGGTTGCGCGGTGACCGAGTCGCCGTTGTCGTCGATCTGAAGTACGAGCGCCTGTTCACCGTACTGAACCCGGACCGTCGCGGACGTCGCCTTCGCATGCCGTACGACGTTGGTCAGCGACTCCTGGATGATGCGGAACGCGGCCCGGTCCAGGCCGGTGGGGAGTGGTCGCGGGTTGCCGTGGATGATCTTGTGCACCTCCAGACCGGCGCGTCCCGTACGAGTGACCAGGTGGTCCAGATGGTCCAGCCCGGCCACCGGCTGTCTGGGCGCGGACTCGCCGGACTGCCGCAGTACGCCGACGATCGAGCGCAGCTCGACCAGTGCTTCCTTGCTGGCGTCCTTGATCGCGGCCAGCGCGGGGATGGCCTGCTCGGGTTGTCGATCCGACAGGTGCAGTGCGGTTGACGCTTGGACGTTGATGAGCGAGATGTGATGCGCTACGACGTCGTGGAGTTCCTGCGCGATCCGCAGCCGTTCCTCGCCGGCGCGGCGCAGTTCCTCCTCGCGGCGGGTCTTGGTGGCCGCCATCACCCGGTCACGATGGGCGCGGAACAGTTCGGCGAGGAACCCGAGTACGCAGAAGCACGCGCCGACGAGGAGCACCTGGTACACGCCGTCCGCGTTGATACCGAGGATGATCCGGCCGCCGACATGCCCCACGTACAAGGCGATCAGACCGGCCCAGCCGGCCAGGCGGTGACCGAGCCGGATCACGGTGAAAACCGCGATCACGAACGCGATCACCACCGGGCCCCACGGGTACTCGCGGAGCATGTAGATCAGGGTTGTCGTGGCAGTTGTCCACAGGACGGCGACCGGGTGCGTACGCAGCCAGTACAACGCGATCGTGCCGATCAGCAGCAGCACGACCATCAGTACGTCGGGATGCCGCCGCTCCGGCTGACCCTGCGCCGAACCGAGCGTGCCGATCACCGAAATGAGCGACAGGATCACCGAGCGCAGAACACGACGCGTCCGATCGCCGAGGACGACGATCTCGATCGGGTCGGAGCTGCTCACAATACGCAACCGTAGAGGTCCGTGGGGACAAGTGTCATCGTCGCCACGGAGTACGTCGCGCTGCGCCCGCGGCGGTAGCTCAGTACTTGACCTTGTAGATCGACTCTTCGTACTGCGCGCCGTAGTACGTCTCGAGTGTCGCCAGGTCGGATTCCGGCCGCTCCAGCGCCTTCGAGATCGCCGCCCGGCTGGGTACGGACTCCGGGTTCCAGGTCTCGGGCTTCCACAGCTTCGAGCGCAGGAAGGATTTGGAGCAGTGGTGGAAGATCTGCTCGATCTCGACCAGCGACGCCAGCTGCGGACGGTTGCCCTTGACCACCATGTCGTCGAAGAACGGCGCTTCCTTGACGATCCGCGCGCGGCCGTTGATCCGTAGCGTGTCGGTGCGGCCGGGGATGAAGAAGATCAGCCCGACGTGCGGGTTGCCGAGCACGTTGACGAACCCGTCCACGCGGCGGTTGCCGGCCCGCTCCGGGATCGCGATCGTGGTCCGGTCCAGAACCTTGGTGAAGCCGGCCGGGTCGCCCTTGGGGGAGACGTCGCAGTTGCCGTCGGCGTCGGAGGTGGCGATCAGGCAGAACGGCGACCCGGCCAGCCAGTCGATGTCGAGGTCGTGGAGCTCCTTACGCTCCTTCTGCACGGCGGCGCCCAGCGGCGGCGGGACGACCTCGCGAAGCTCGTCGTGGGTGGTGATCTCGACCAGTCCAGGAATCTCCATCAGGCGGCGTTCTCCTCTACCAGCGACGGCGTGACGTCCTCGTTGACGGCCCTCGTCCGCACCGCCCATCGTACGGAGGGACCAGTCGCGCAACTGGTCCCCAGGAACAGCACACCGACCACCAGCCAGCCGATCGGGCCCCAGCCGAGGATCACCGTGGTGAGCATCGCCGGGCCGAGCATCCGGGCGATCGCGGGTCCGGTGCCGAAGAATCCCTGGTACTGCCCCTGCTTGTCCGCGGGCGCGAGACCGAAGCTGATTTCCCATGCTCCGGACGCCAGTTTCATCTCGCCGAGCGTGAGTAGCGCGGCAGCGACGACCAGTACGACGGCCGCGGTGGCGGAGCTCAGGTTCGCGGCCGTGGTCGCGAACACCGCGCATGCCGCCAGCATCGCGATTCCGGCGTACCGGACGGAATGGGCCGCGCTGCGAAGATCCGTGACGCTCTTCGCGATCCGGACCTGGAAGAACGTGACGCCGAGCGTGTTCACGATCATCAGCGATGCGACGACCCAGCTGGGCGCGTTCGTCCTGGTGACGATCCAGAGCGGGCCGACGAGGCTGATCAGCGGCATGAAGAGCAGCATCACCGCGTTGAGCAACGCCAGCACCGCGTACGGGCGGTCGTGCAGCACCGCGAAACGCGGCTCGCCGCTTGCCTGGCGATGGATGACGACCGGCGGTACGCGGCGGATCAGGGCGGCGGCGAGCAGAAAACTGACCGCGTCGATCGCGAACACGATCAGGTACGCGGACTCGGTGTCGAAGCGCAGCGCGATACCGCCGAGCAACGCACCGAATGCCAACCCAGCGTTGACCGTGGACTGCAGGAACGCCCGAATGCGGGTCCGCTCGGCCGGCTGCACCAGCCCCGCGAGCAGAGCCTGCCGCGCCGCGGTGAGCCCGGTCTGACTGCACGCATAGACGATCGCGGCGACCAGAAACAGCACGAACCCCCGAACCACCAGGAACGACGCCACCGCCGCCGCGGTCGTCAACGCGAGCACGATCGCCGTACCGCGCGCCCCGCGCCGATCAGCGAGATTGCCCAGTGGTACGCCGACCAGGAACCCAACCAGCCAGGCAACCGTCAGCCCAAGCCCAACCTCGGCCGTCGACAACCCGACCACCCGAGTGAAGAACAACGCCGACGTGACAACGAACGCCCCGTCCCCGACCGAGTTCGCCAGCTGCGCCATCGCGAGATCCCGCGGCGCACCAGCGGGAGGAATCATCGTCATACCCCGACCCTAAATTCCCAGCGGCCCAGACATCAGGTCCATTCCCTATGCATGGTGTTGGGCCACTTTCCCCTGTGGACAACCCGCAACCACGCCTCGAACCACGGCACCTTGTAGGTATGACCTTCGAATCCCTCTCGCCCACCTGGACCGACCACCCCCTGACCGACCCCGAACTCACCACCAACGTCATCGACCTGATGCTCTCACCCGGCGACCGCCACCACGGCACCCTCGCCGTCATCCTCTGCACCCCGACCAACCACTACCAAGCAACCCTCACCATCGCCCTCCCCCCGACCTACCTAACCGAACACCCACCCCCACCCAAGTCCCCACCCCT
The genomic region above belongs to Kribbella solani and contains:
- a CDS encoding ABC transporter ATP-binding protein; its protein translation is MTTIEVRGLTKQYGSDLVVDDLSFSVEPGQVTGFLGPNGAGKSTTMKMILGLAAPTRGSVTVGGRSYRDLPVPLTEVGALLDAGAVHGARTAYNHLLALAVSNGLPRRRVGEVLGRTGLDAVAGRPAGRFSLGMRQRLGIAATLLGDPRILIFDEPVNGLDPEGIRWIRDFMRELAAEGRAVLVSSHLMSEMARTADHLVVIGRGRLMADTGIAELMHATGNGTVLVRTADPGSFAYHLTAAGGTVRDGLEGSLVVSGLSGVEIGKLAAYHGVPLSELTPQRASLEDAFMELTKDSVDYQGVAA
- a CDS encoding sensor histidine kinase, whose translation is MSSSDPIEIVVLGDRTRRVLRSVILSLISVIGTLGSAQGQPERRHPDVLMVVLLLIGTIALYWLRTHPVAVLWTTATTTLIYMLREYPWGPVVIAFVIAVFTVIRLGHRLAGWAGLIALYVGHVGGRIILGINADGVYQVLLVGACFCVLGFLAELFRAHRDRVMAATKTRREEELRRAGEERLRIAQELHDVVAHHISLINVQASTALHLSDRQPEQAIPALAAIKDASKEALVELRSIVGVLRQSGESAPRQPVAGLDHLDHLVTRTGRAGLEVHKIIHGNPRPLPTGLDRAAFRIIQESLTNVVRHAKATSATVRVQYGEQALVLQIDDNGDSVTAQPIEGNGISGMRERATALGGTLTANRTPAGGFRITATLPL
- a CDS encoding pyridoxamine 5'-phosphate oxidase family protein — its product is MEIPGLVEITTHDELREVVPPPLGAAVQKERKELHDLDIDWLAGSPFCLIATSDADGNCDVSPKGDPAGFTKVLDRTTIAIPERAGNRRVDGFVNVLGNPHVGLIFFIPGRTDTLRINGRARIVKEAPFFDDMVVKGNRPQLASLVEIEQIFHHCSKSFLRSKLWKPETWNPESVPSRAAISKALERPESDLATLETYYGAQYEESIYKVKY
- a CDS encoding MFS transporter; protein product: MTMIPPAGAPRDLAMAQLANSVGDGAFVVTSALFFTRVVGLSTAEVGLGLTVAWLVGFLVGVPLGNLADRRGARGTAIVLALTTAAAVASFLVVRGFVLFLVAAIVYACSQTGLTAARQALLAGLVQPAERTRIRAFLQSTVNAGLAFGALLGGIALRFDTESAYLIVFAIDAVSFLLAAALIRRVPPVVIHRQASGEPRFAVLHDRPYAVLALLNAVMLLFMPLISLVGPLWIVTRTNAPSWVVASLMIVNTLGVTFFQVRIAKSVTDLRSAAHSVRYAGIAMLAACAVFATTAANLSSATAAVVLVVAAALLTLGEMKLASGAWEISFGLAPADKQGQYQGFFGTGPAIARMLGPAMLTTVILGWGPIGWLVVGVLFLGTSCATGPSVRWAVRTRAVNEDVTPSLVEENAA